The DNA segment AACGGGGCGCTTCATCCATTCAGCCTAGGCAGTGGGGCGGGGCGGCGCCTGCTGTGCCGGGGCGGGCCGGGAACGGCGCCGGCCGCGGCGGGCTCGGGGCCGCCGCGGCCGGTCGGGTGTCGTCAGCTGACGGTGCGGACGAAGAGGAACGGGTGAGGGGCCCGGGGGTCAGTCGTCCTTGACGATGCCCGCGGTGCGGGCCTCGGCGAGCCACTCGGGGAACTCGACCATCAGCTGCTGGTAGAGCTCGTCGTGGGAGAGGCCGCGCGGGTCGCGGCCGGCGTGGAAGAAACCGGCGTTGTCGACGGCGCGCTTCTCCGGGACGGCCAGGTCGTCGAGCTTGCGGAGGAAGTCGAAGCCCTTGGCGTCCGGGTCCCCGAAGCCGATGAACTGCCAGAAGATCGGGAGTCCGGCCGCCTCGCAGAGCGCCTTCTCGGCGGCCGGCTTGGAGGTCGGGGCACCGTCGGTCTGGAAGATGACGAAGGCCGGCGCGGTGGAACCGGACTTCTTGTAGTGGTCGACGACGGCGTTGACGGCCCAGTGGTAGTTCGTACGGCCCATGTGGCCGAGACCGGCGTGCAGTTCCGCGATGCGGCCCTCGTAGTTGGCGAGGTCGATGTCGGCGGTGCCGTCGATGTCGGTGGAGAAGAAGACGACCGGGACGGTGGCGTCGTCGTCGAAGTGCGCGGCGAGGCCGAGGGCCTGCTCGGCGAGGTTCTGGACCGTGCCGTCCTTGTAGTAGTTGCGCATCGAGCCGGAGCGGTCGAGGACGAGGTAGACGGCGGCGCGCTGGGTGGCGAGGCCGTGCTTGTCCAGGGTGGCGCCCGCGGACTTGTAGAGGCTGAGCAGCGCGGGGGCGACGGCGGGGAGCGAACCGGGGGCGCCGGGGGTCTCGGGCCGGGGCTCGGCTTCCGCCGTTGCCGGGGCTGCTGCCCGGGGCTCGGGGGCCGTCTGGGGCTCGGGGGCGGCCGACGGGGCGGTGGGGGCGGCTTCGGGCGTCGCGTCCGCCTTTGCGTCCGCCTTCGGCTCCGGCTCGGGCTTCGCCTCCGCGTCGGCCTTCGGCTCCTCGGGCGCCGGGGCGGCAGCTTCGGGCTTCGTCTCCGCTTCGGGCGCCGGCTCCGGCTCGGGCGCGGCCGCCGGCTGGTCCGCGGCCTTTGCCTCGGTCTCGGTCTCGGCCTCGGGCTCCGGGGCGGGCTCCGCCGCCGCCTTCGCTTCCGGCTCGGGTGCGGTCCCGGGCTCTGCCGTCGGCTCGGCAACGGCCGCGGCCTCGGCGACGGCCGCGTCTGCGGGCTCCGCGACGACCTTGGAGTCCGCGGGCTCCGCCACGACCTCCGCCGCGGGCTCGGCCTTGGGCTCCGCCGCGTCGGCCGTCGCCTTCGCCTCGGCCACCGGCTCCGCGTCGGCCGTCGTCTTGGCCTCGGCCACCGACTCCGCCGCAGGCGCTTCCTTCACCTCTGCCGCCGACTCCGCCTGCGGCTCAGGGGCCTCAGCGGCCTCGGCGGGCGCGGCGGCCGGCTCGGCGTCCGCTGCCGGCGTCTGCGTCGGGTTGTCGAACGCCTGGCTCACGAGGTCGGAGGCGGCCGGGGCGGCAGCCTCAGGGGCCTCGGCCTCGGCGTCGTCCCGTCCCGCGGAGGTCTTTTCCGCCTGGTCCGCCCGGCTCACCTGGTCGGCCCGCTCGCCCCGGTCCGCGTGGCCGCCCTGGGCCGGCAGCGTCGGGGTCTTCGGGGCGGGAGCGGGGTCGGTGTCCGGGGTCTCCGTGGGAGCCGTCCGGGCGGCCGGAACCTCGGCCTCCGGGGTCGCGGCACCCGGGGCGGACTCCGCGCGCGCCTCCGGGATGGTCGCGGACTCCGGCTTGTCGGCGCCGCTCGGGGCCGCGCCGGTTTCTTCACGGGTCGCCTTGGAGCGACCGAAAGCGTTGCGCAGCAGACTCCGAATGCCCATCGGCGAACCTCTCTTGCGGGTGCTGGGTGCGGCGTATGTCCGTGAAGCACGGACATGTCCCTGACCAGGACGGATACGTAAGGGTAGCGGCCGGGACCGGCCTCACAGTGGGACCCCGCGCCTGGTTTGGTGGGCCATCCGGGGGTGTTGCGGAGGCGGATGGTTTCAGCCGACCGGGCCCGGCTGCGTTCGCCCTGCGTACGAGGTTGTCCGGCCGCCCGCACCCGTTCCCCGGCCGTCCACAAAACCTCCCCGCAGTCCGTACGAGCACCCTGCCGCGACGTACCACCGCCCCGTCGGCAGCCCGCCCCGACTGCCCCGACCGTACGCACCGCCCGCCCCGCCCCCGTGCACCGCCCCCGCCCCTCGCCCCCGCGCCCGCACAGCACACGCCGCCCTCCCCCCATACGGCATGCGGGTGACCGGGCGAGGAGGTGAGGGGGCCGGGGCGAGCGCGGCGGAGCCCGCGTCGCAAGGGCCGGACACGGAAGGTGAGTTGAGGGGTGCCCCCGTGTGGTGGGTGGGGAGCGGGAGGACGTAACGGGACATCGGGGCGCGAGAGGTCCCGGGCCCCCTGGGGGCGGAGGGTTCTCCCCGTCCCACGGGAGCCCCTCCCCACATCACGCCGCGGAAACGAAGTGGCAAGAGCTGGGTAAGAACTGAGTCGCTCAGGTATCCGATGCGCAGGTGTGCCCGTCTTCTCCGGTGACCATTGTCCGGAGCCGCCCGTTGTGCCATAGGCGGCCGTTGAGAAGGCAAGAACCCTTTCGAGGGTGACGGGAGATGTGGGCGCATGGGGCTGACCAGTCAGTCGCTCGAGTACACGGTGATCGTGCTGGCGGTGGCCTGTGTCGCCGCCACGGTGTGGCTCTGGCCCCGGTTGTCGAGGCGCGGGGTCGGCCCCGTCCTGGGCAGACTGGGCGCCATCGTGGTCACCCAGGTGTCGATCGTTTGTGCGCTCGCCCTCGCCGTGAACACGAACTTCGAGTTCTACGGCGACTGGGACGAGCTGCTCGGCAACAACGACAAGGCCCCGGTGTCCGTGAGCGAGGGCGGCGGGCAGTACGCCTCGGTCGGCAACATGAAGGGCGGGCTGGTCCAGCCGGCCGGTCCGCAGGGCCTCGATCGGGTGACCGGGCTTCCCAAGGGGCCCGCGGACAAGGTGGGCAAGGTCGAGTCCGTACGGATCGTCGGCCGCCGCACCCGGGCCATCAACCCCGGCTTCGTGTATCTGCCGCCGCAGTACTTCCAGCAGCAGTTCCGCCGGCAGCGGTTCCCCGTCATGGTCGTCATCAGCGGCTACCCGGGCGGGATCATGAACCTCGCGCAGCACCTCCAGGTGCCGCAGAACGCCGGCCGGCTGATCGCGCAGGGCCGGATGCAGCCGACGGTGATCGTGATGGTCCGGCCGACGATCGCACCGCCGCGGGACACCGAGTGCGTGGACGTGCCGGGCGGGCCGCAGGCCGAGACGTTCTTCACCAAGGACCTGCCGGACGCCATGAAGTCGGCCTACCGGGTGGGCCACGACCCCAGCGCCTGGGGCGCGTTCGGATACTCGTCCGGCGGTACGTGCTCGCTGCAGCTGGCGATGCGCAACCCGCACGCCTACACCTCCGCGGTCTCGCTCTCCGGCGACTACGCGATCAAGGACGACCTGACCACCGGCAGTCTCTTCGGCCCCGGCGCCCAGGGCGCCCAGCGGGAGCGCGAGCACGATCTGCTGTGGCGGCTGAAGAACCTGCCCGCGCCGCAGATCTCCGCGCTGGTCGCCAGCAGCCGTAAGGGCGAGGCGGACTACGGCGAGACCATGAAGTTCCTCCACGCCGCCAAGTCGCCGATGTCGGTGGACTCGATCATCCTGCCGCAGGGCAGTCACCAGTTCGCGACCTGGCGCCGCGAGGTCGTGCCCGCCCTGGAGTGGCAGAGCCAGCAGCTGACCTTCCCGCAGGACACCGAGGCGGCCGCCCCGCAGCGCAAGCCGAACGCGGGGGCGCCGGGCAAGAGCGGCGCCCCGGGCCCGCAGCGGACCGGGCCGTCCAAGGCGCCGACGACGTCCGACGACAAGGGCCGCCGTCGGGTGGAGGCGGAGCGCCCCCGGGGGTAGCCGCAGGGCAGCTGAGCAGTACCGCGCAGGGGCGCCGGAGTTGTCCGGCGCCCCTGTGGCGTGTGTGCGGCCGTGGCACGGGCCCGCGGCGGCTGCCCGTCGTCCGTCACATGATTCGCCGGACCCCGGGTAACCGAACGTCCCATCGGCGCACTGCGCATCTCGCACACCGGGGAGTGACCTCATGGCGCGTACGCAACAGGGTGACGAGGCGGCGTGGTCCCCCGTGGCCGCGCGGGCCCCGCTGGCCGTTCGGATCCTTCTGCTGGTGCTGGCGTTCGCCGCGATGGTGGCCTTCGCGGTGGCGCTGGCGCGGGTCACGCTGACCCCGTCGGCGGCCTCGGTGCCGCTGACCCATCCCAACCTCCGCCCCGGTGACTCGATCCGGAGCTACCTGGCGCAGCCGCACCTGGCCGACACGGCCAAGCAGCTCGGCGGCAACGTCCTGCTGGGGGTGCCGTTCGGGGTGCTGCTGCCGGTGCTGGTGCCGCGGGCGCGGGGACTGCTCAGGGTCGGCGTGGCGACGGCGGTGGTGATGCTGCTGGTGGAGCTGGTGCAGGGGGCGCTGATCACCGGCCGGGCGTTCGACATCGACGATGTGATCCTCAACTGCTCCGGCGCGCTGCTCGGTTATCTGCTGCTGGGGCTGCGGCTGGGCCGTGCGGTGCATCCGCGGCGCCGGCACTGGTGGCACCGGTTCAGCGGGAAGGGGGCGGCCGTGGGGAGCCCCGGGGCCTCCGAGACGTCCACCCCGTAGGGCCGCCTCACCGGGGGGCCGCTCCGCAG comes from the Streptomyces angustmyceticus genome and includes:
- a CDS encoding vWA domain-containing protein is translated as MGIRSLLRNAFGRSKATREETGAAPSGADKPESATIPEARAESAPGAATPEAEVPAARTAPTETPDTDPAPAPKTPTLPAQGGHADRGERADQVSRADQAEKTSAGRDDAEAEAPEAAAPAASDLVSQAFDNPTQTPAADAEPAAAPAEAAEAPEPQAESAAEVKEAPAAESVAEAKTTADAEPVAEAKATADAAEPKAEPAAEVVAEPADSKVVAEPADAAVAEAAAVAEPTAEPGTAPEPEAKAAAEPAPEPEAETETEAKAADQPAAAPEPEPAPEAETKPEAAAPAPEEPKADAEAKPEPEPKADAKADATPEAAPTAPSAAPEPQTAPEPRAAAPATAEAEPRPETPGAPGSLPAVAPALLSLYKSAGATLDKHGLATQRAAVYLVLDRSGSMRNYYKDGTVQNLAEQALGLAAHFDDDATVPVVFFSTDIDGTADIDLANYEGRIAELHAGLGHMGRTNYHWAVNAVVDHYKKSGSTAPAFVIFQTDGAPTSKPAAEKALCEAAGLPIFWQFIGFGDPDAKGFDFLRKLDDLAVPEKRAVDNAGFFHAGRDPRGLSHDELYQQLMVEFPEWLAEARTAGIVKDD
- a CDS encoding alpha/beta hydrolase; this encodes MGLTSQSLEYTVIVLAVACVAATVWLWPRLSRRGVGPVLGRLGAIVVTQVSIVCALALAVNTNFEFYGDWDELLGNNDKAPVSVSEGGGQYASVGNMKGGLVQPAGPQGLDRVTGLPKGPADKVGKVESVRIVGRRTRAINPGFVYLPPQYFQQQFRRQRFPVMVVISGYPGGIMNLAQHLQVPQNAGRLIAQGRMQPTVIVMVRPTIAPPRDTECVDVPGGPQAETFFTKDLPDAMKSAYRVGHDPSAWGAFGYSSGGTCSLQLAMRNPHAYTSAVSLSGDYAIKDDLTTGSLFGPGAQGAQREREHDLLWRLKNLPAPQISALVASSRKGEADYGETMKFLHAAKSPMSVDSIILPQGSHQFATWRREVVPALEWQSQQLTFPQDTEAAAPQRKPNAGAPGKSGAPGPQRTGPSKAPTTSDDKGRRRVEAERPRG
- a CDS encoding VanZ family protein yields the protein MARTQQGDEAAWSPVAARAPLAVRILLLVLAFAAMVAFAVALARVTLTPSAASVPLTHPNLRPGDSIRSYLAQPHLADTAKQLGGNVLLGVPFGVLLPVLVPRARGLLRVGVATAVVMLLVELVQGALITGRAFDIDDVILNCSGALLGYLLLGLRLGRAVHPRRRHWWHRFSGKGAAVGSPGASETSTP